DNA from Fusobacterium perfoetens:
TTAAACTTTTGTTCATAAAAAGTGTCTACAAGATTACAAATGATAATAGAACATTTTTCTAATTCATCTTCATCTGCTACATCTATCACATCAAGATATTTTTCTAGGATTTTTTTCACTCCTCTATATTTTAGAGGAGCATTTGCTCCTAAAAATTGTCTTATTTTCTTTCCTAAAGAGTTTATATTTTTTAGTAGATTCATAAGAAGTAGGAAAAATTCAGGCTCTTTAGCTGGAACTGATAAAGCGTGTAAAAAATATTTTCTTAGAGTTTCTTCTAGTGAAGACTCCAAAGCTATAATTTCATTAACTTCTACTTTAAGTTGAGAAATTTTGTTAAAGACAATTGCTAATATAAATTCATCTTTAGATTTGAAATAAGTATAGAAACTTCCCTTGGCTATTCCCATCTTTGAAGTGATGTCTTGAATACTTGTGTTAAGATACCCTTTTTCTATGATAAGTTTAGTACCAGTGGATATTATTTCCTCCCTTTTTTTACAACTTTTCAATTTTTTCTCTCCCCCCTGACTGTATGGTCATTATCACAAAGTAGTATACTATAAAATGACCAATAAGTCAATGGATTTTTACAAAAATTTAACAGTGAAATATTATTATAAATTAAAGAAAAATATAAGGATAGTATTTTGGAATAGAACATACAAAAAAATCAAAAAATATATTTTTTAACATATTTTACAATTCAAAATTTTAAAATATGTATTTAGTGTTATAAAATTAAAATTAGTAAAAAAGAGAGTAGAAAAATCCACTCTCTCAATGATTAAATTATGTCTTTAGAATAAGAATAAGATTAATAGTTAACGGCTCTAACTCTAAAGTATGCTTGTGGGTGGTTGCATACTGGACATACTAGAGGAGCTTCAGTTCCAACGTGTAAGTGTCCACAGTTTCCACATTCCCAAACTTGGATATCTAATTTTTTGAAAACTTCTTTATTTTCAATATTAGCTAATAATTTTCTATATCTTTCTTCGTGTTCTTTTTCTATTTTAGCAACACCTTCCATAACTTTAGCTATGTCTTCAAATCCTTCTTCTCTAGCTTCTTTTGCGAAAGTTGCATACATATCTGTCCACTCATAATTTTCTCCAGCAGCAGCATCTTTTAAGTTTTCTACTGTAGAAGGCATTCCTCCATGAAGAAGTTTGAACCAAAGCTTAGCATGCTCTTTTTCATTGTTAGCAGTAGTTTCAAATAATTCAGCTATTTGTACATATCCTTCTTTTTTTGCTTTAGAAGCATAATATGTATATTTGTTTCTTGCTTGAGATTCTCCAGCAAAAGCAGTCCATAGATTTTTTTCTGTTTTAGTTCCTTTTAATTCCATAATATATTCCTCCTTGCAAGATAAAATGATGATTGCTCACATATATATTATACTCTATTAACTGAAGAAAAGTCAAATAAAAAGGGATTAAAATAGTAAAAATAATAAAAAAATTTTTATAAAATTATAGGAAATTATTCATTTTTACAATTTTTACAAATTCCATCAAAAAGAATATTAAATTTTTCTATAATAATATCTTGCTCTATAGAAATATTTTTTATAAACTTTTCTATTTCTATACTACTAATATCAGTTAAACTTCCACAAATTTTACATTTTAAATGAGCATGAGGTTTTAAGTTTTTATCAAATTTATCTACTTGCTCAGGAAGACTTACTTTTCTTATTTCGTTTGATTCTACTAATTTTAATAGATTTCTATAAACAGTACCTAAACTTAATTTAGGATTATCTTTTTTTAGAGAGCTATAAATTATATCAGCTGTAGGATGTCCTTCATGGGTTAGTATGTAATTTAAAATTAATTCTCTTTGTTTAGAATATTTCATATAAACTCCTTTCAAAAAATATTTTTTAATTTTAAATATTTGTGAAGTTTAAGAATATTATATCATGATAAATTAAAAAAGTCACTTAT
Protein-coding regions in this window:
- a CDS encoding TetR/AcrR family transcriptional regulator yields the protein MKSCKKREEIISTGTKLIIEKGYLNTSIQDITSKMGIAKGSFYTYFKSKDEFILAIVFNKISQLKVEVNEIIALESSLEETLRKYFLHALSVPAKEPEFFLLLMNLLKNINSLGKKIRQFLGANAPLKYRGVKKILEKYLDVIDVADEDELEKCSIIICNLVDTFYEQKFNPFVSSYNNDSSKNPTPLQVKKSLESINLKKEVDFLTKIAMKIIRK
- the rbr gene encoding rubrerythrin, translating into MELKGTKTEKNLWTAFAGESQARNKYTYYASKAKKEGYVQIAELFETTANNEKEHAKLWFKLLHGGMPSTVENLKDAAAGENYEWTDMYATFAKEAREEGFEDIAKVMEGVAKIEKEHEERYRKLLANIENKEVFKKLDIQVWECGNCGHLHVGTEAPLVCPVCNHPQAYFRVRAVNY
- a CDS encoding Fur family transcriptional regulator; this encodes MKYSKQRELILNYILTHEGHPTADIIYSSLKKDNPKLSLGTVYRNLLKLVESNEIRKVSLPEQVDKFDKNLKPHAHLKCKICGSLTDISSIEIEKFIKNISIEQDIIIEKFNILFDGICKNCKNE